From Mauremys mutica isolate MM-2020 ecotype Southern chromosome 15, ASM2049712v1, whole genome shotgun sequence, one genomic window encodes:
- the LOC123350017 gene encoding immunoglobulin superfamily member 1-like, which yields MASALTVLVLALAGSLLAGRLPTKEPSYPKPNISLSPSAGVTLGGAVTIRCECRCRGARVLLIKAGDPNARRSMDPMGDVAEFLIRSVSRRAAGNYSCQYSTTLDSPVWSEPSDPVELVVTGKGPALRQSRESEAAATVCALVRERKQLDVLPQEPDPGAEGLTYAELDGRALQGKRGGPAPAPEPAQPSVYAAISKSSEKAQKLVLDADGDEFTIPSDEFTIPSARREDAGAYSCQSHALWEPPNRSYASGIVRLIVAETYYSKPSISLRSSTGVTPGGAVTIQCRGRYQNMRFLLYKDGNSTALQVAEPAGNVAEFSIHSVRRRDAGSYRCRYSSKTDPSASSHPSDPVELVVAEGTDPAGTQQPDPPTTEPAREGGTDPTPLGMTTAPTQPGSACPGPVVYRICLLACIYVSFLIV from the exons CCCACCAAGG agcccagctaccccaaacccaacatctccctgagccccagcgcgggggtcaccctggggggagCCGTGACCATCCGGTGTGAGTGTCGGTGTCGGGGAGCGAGGGTCCTTCTGATTAAAGCTGGAGACCCGAACGCACGGCGCTCGATGGACCCCATGGGGGACGTGGCTGAGTTTCTCATCCGCAGCGTGAGCCGGAGAGCCGCAGGGAACTACAGCTGCCAATATAGCACCACATTGGACTCCCCCGTCTGGTCagagcccagcgaccccgtggagctggtggtaacag ggaaaggacCAGCCCTGAGACAGAGCAG GGAGTCCGAGGCTGCAGCCACAGTCT GCGCCCTCGTGCGTGAACGAAAGCAGCTGGATGTCCTG ccccaggagcccgACCCCGGCGCCGAGGGACTCACCTACGCCGAGCTGGACGGCCGGGCGCTGCAGGGCaagcgggggggcccggcccctgcccccgagcctgcccagcccagcgtgTACGCTGCCATCAGT aagagttctgagAAAGCTCAAAAACTTGTGCTGGATGCTGATGGGGACGAATTCACCATCCCCAGCGACGAATTCACCATCCCCAGCGCCAGGCGGGAAGACGCAGGAGCCTACAGCTGCCAATCCCACGCCCTATGGGAGCCGCCCAACAGGTCGTACGCCAGTGGCATCGTGCGGCTCATTGttgcag AGACCTACTACTccaaaccctccatctccctgcgcTCCAGCACGGGGGTGACCCCGGGGGGAGCTGTGACCATCCAGTGTCGGGGTCGGTACCAGAACATGAGGTTCCTTCTGTACAAAGATGGAAACTCGACCGCGCTGCAGGTCGCGGAGCCGGCTGGGAACGTGGCTGAGTTTTCCATCCACAGTGTGAGACGCAGAGACGCAGGGAGCTACCGCTGCCGATATAGCAGCAAAACGGACCCGTCTGCTTCTTCGCATCCCagtgaccccgtggagctggtggtagcag AGGGAACCGACCCAGCTGGGACCCAGCAGCCGGATCCCCCCACGACAGAGCCGGCGAGAGAAG GGGGAACCGACCCAACTCCGCTGGGAATGACGACGGCTCCCACCCAACCAGGCAGCGCGTGTCCAGGTCCTGTGGTCTATAGGATTTGcctgcttgcttgcatatatgtatcatttcttatagtttaa